A genomic window from Vigna radiata var. radiata cultivar VC1973A unplaced genomic scaffold, Vradiata_ver6 scaffold_1372, whole genome shotgun sequence includes:
- the LOC106780130 gene encoding uncharacterized protein LOC106780130, with protein MKAIEGIESYGFGDVARLSLAPGVTIPHKFKVPEFEKYKGNTCPKNHLTMYCRKMAAYAHDDKLLIHLFQDSLADAALSWYTHLESSHIRSWADLADAFVRQYKYNMHVAPDRLQLHHMSKKEEESFKEYAQRWRELAAQVEPPLYDKEMVAMFVSTLQPPFFEHMIGNVSSNFADIIIIGERIEIGLKSGKITSQATTSKKFVFNSEKEKEMGVHATSAIPMWRGHAPTHNYRPIPNYPPYVNNTMSGSQTSDRQGIINHNKPRIMLGALEPAWVLIRTLVKMLILRGTQRKISLSFL; from the coding sequence GGTTTGGTGACGTGGCAAGGTTGAGTCTGGCCCCAGGAGTGACGATTCCGCACAAGTTCAAGGTTCCGGAATTCGAAAAGTACAAGGGTAACACATGCCCTAAGAATCATTTGACCATGTATTGTCGAAAAATGGCTGCCtatgctcatgatgataaaTTACTCATTCATCTCTTCCAAGATAGTTTGGCTGATGCGGCATTAAGTTGGTACACGCATCTGGAATCCTCCCATATCCGCTCTTGGGCAGATTTGGCGGATGCCTTTGTAAGGCAGTACAAATACAACATGCATGTCGCGCCAGACAGGCTACAATTACACCACATGtcaaagaaagaggaagagtcTTTTAAGGAGTACGCGCAACGATGGAGAGAGTTGGCAGCGCAAGTTGAGCCACCTCTATATGACAAGGAGATGGTTGCAATGTTTGTTAGCACACTACAACCACCTTTTTTTGAGCATATGATCGGAAATGTGTCTTCCAATTTCGCTGATATCATTATCATAGGTGAAAGGATCGAGATTGGACTGAAAAGTGGGAAAATTACGTCTCAAGCCACCACTTCgaagaaatttgtttttaactcggaaaaagaaaaggaaatgggAGTGCATGCAACATCAGCAATACCCATGTGGAGAGGTCATGCGCCCACTCATAACTATCGACCAATCCCGAATTACCCTCCTTATGTGAACAATACAATGTCTGGTTCCCAAACAAGCGACCGCCAGGGTATTATCAACCACAACAAGCCTCGAATAATGCTTGGGGCACTGGAGCCGGCTTGGGTCCTAATCAGAACGTTGGTCAAAATGCTCATCCTAAGAGGAACCCAGAGAAAAATTTCACTCTCATTCCTATGA